A single region of the Colletotrichum destructivum chromosome 12, complete sequence genome encodes:
- a CDS encoding Putative protein kinase-like domain superfamily, fructosamine/Ketosamine-3-kinase — protein MMRTARPREDAVPFRFLLFTLTFAVMVIRIAGMVIDEDIMSFFPPGSDIIDGQRYGSAWTMKGRITVREPKGTKDYFIKHASTAEARESLAGEHVAMMAFHELDPTIVAKSDGARSRTELEVGRSSKSDGARSRTELEVGRSSKSDGARSRTELEVGRSSKHQEREKDQVHEREFRGGDTLLYPDGRSFLVMHFLVTHGSRPASEDLCYRIAAIHRDSVSPVPNKFGFPTYTYHNNIPQLVHWDSDWARFFAKMLKHICELETATHGPWLSRHPGFVTLFEQTIPRLLGALQSDGRFIKPSLVHGNLSSRNMRKNAATASPVLFGFASLYAHNEYELGAWRCRELGWPYFKEYRRHFPPSEPTEQWNDRIRLYSIKFNLNQVLTVSDSPELRDEILRDIDELNRLYGS, from the exons ATGATGCGTACCGCGCGACCGAGGGAAGATGCCGTGCCATTCAGATTTCTCCTATTCACTCTCACATTCGCAGTCATGGTAATACGGATAGCGGGAATGGTCATTGACGAAGATATCATGTCCT TTTTCCCACCAGGGTCGGACATAATCGACGGTCAACGCTATGGCTCGGCTTGGACAATGAAAGGACGCATCACTGTACGGGAGCCGAAGGGAACTAAGGATTATTTTATCAAA CATGCCTCCACGGCTGAGGCACGTGAATCCCTTGCGGGCGAGCACGTGGCAATGATGGCATTCCATGAGTTGGACCCGACGATCGTCGCGAAGTCGGACGGAGCTCGAAGTCGGACGGAGCTCGAAGTCGGACGGAGCTCGAAGTCGGACGGAGCTCGAAGTCGGACGGAGCTCGAAGTCGGACGGAGCTCGAAGTCGGACGGAGCTCGAAGTCGGACGGAGCTCGAAGTCGGACGGAGCTCGAAACaccaagagagagagaaagaccaAGTCCATGAAAGAGAGTTCCGAGGGGGTGATACGCTTTTATATCCGGACGGCAGGTCATTCCTCGTCATGCACTTCTTGGTCACACACGGATCGCGACCTGCGTCAGAGGACCTCTGTTATCGCATCGCTGCAATCCACCGAGACAGTGTCTCGCCAGTTCCGAACAAGTTTGGGTTCCCTACTTATACTTACCACAACAACATCCCTCAGCTCGTCCATTGGGACTCCGATTGGGCTAGGTTCTTCGCCAAGATGCTCAAACATATCTGCGAGCTGGAGACAGCGACACACGGACCATGGCTTAGTCGCCATCCTGGTTTTGTGACCTTGTTCGAGCAGACAATCCCTCGTCTCCTTGGCGCTTTGCAGTCAGATGGTCGATTTATCAAGCCGTCTCTTGTTCATGGCAATTTGTCCTCGAGAAACATGAGGAAAAACGCAGCAACCGCGTCACCTGTTCTCTTCGGCTTTGCTTCGCTGTATGCTCATAATGAGTATGAGCTGGGGGCCTGGCGCTGCAGAGAGTTGGGCTGGCCGTATTTCAAGGAGTATCGACGACATTTCCCTCCGTCCGAGCCGACAGAGCAGTGGAACGATCGCATTCGGCTATACAGTATTAAGTTCAACCTCAACCAAGTTTTGACGGTTTCTGATTCGCCAGAGCTTCGAGACGA AATTCTTCGAGATATCGATGAGCTGAATCGGTTGTACGGGTCATGA
- a CDS encoding Putative alpha/Beta hydrolase, with the protein MSTSAVNSTIHSCTFFLRSDLNSFGYFEDNMSASQDESRDNFASKLARKLWRRDVADPNPPALTRVYAPPEGPVCMDIVFVHGLGGTSRGTWTGGSYFWPGSLDKNDPLQMARVWTFGYGADFKKVFKKSAAGIYDFALELLCQLRDNDEICGSEPSLPLQKIRSRRIPLVFVAHSMGGLVIKEVTSTTPYSSTPLIRHPAS; encoded by the coding sequence ATGAGCACGTCTGCAGTCAATTCCACCATTCATTCCTGCACATTTTTTCTCCGTTCAGATCTCAACTCTTTTGGATATTTCGAGGACAATATGTCGGCAAGCCAAGATGAATCGCGCGACAATTTTGCATCAAAATTGGCACGGAAGCTCTGGCGCAGAGATGTCGCAGATCCAAATCCACCTGCTTTGACTCGTGTGTACGCGCCTCCGGAAGGTCCTGTGTGCATGGATATTGTATTTGTGCACGGGCTCGGCGGAACAAGCAGAGGCACATGGACTGGAGGATCCTACTTTTGGCCGGGATCGTTGGACAAGAACGATCCACTCCAGATGGCCCGGGTATGGACATTCGGATATGGAGCCGACTTCAAGAAAGTCTTCAAAAAGTCTGCTGCCGGAATCTATGATTTTGCCCTTGAGCTTCTATGCCAATTGAGGGATAACGACGAAATTTGTGGAAGTGAGCCGTCGCTACCTTTGCAGAAAATCCGAAGTAGGCGAATTCCACTTGTGTTTGTGGCTCACTCGATGGGTGGCCTTGTCATCAAAGAGgtaacgtcaacaaccccttattcgtccaccccccttattcgtcaccCCGCATCATAA
- a CDS encoding Putative F-box domain-containing protein, with the protein MAAHIPCGYRSITEYLFRDDQGDTIVRAAAYHRKDYCHSVIWFSPREHVGIHLSIATPFQRMSNTGLGSLDRLPLELLHDALLHLDMHSLFNFRQTNLRSRQTVDSLIQYQMVVSHGLNLLCALLRTQLATRVSLFDFYDALCTKACTLCGKFGGFISLLTWSRCCFLCLQRAPETQVQTLAAVRKQLHLTKAKLDHLTSFKTLPGIYSMKESVHKSRITVVSLHQAILVSGQHRHALPQVHPVNLERNQKFNFMGSCALPYYDRRTGRVEHGISCAGCQLALEKDIIGSRGEKWAFEARDMVYAQDSFLEHFRWCEQAQLLWKSSGEGNKRSTELPEAARRGGFFNERD; encoded by the coding sequence ATGGCTGCCCATATTCCTTGCGGATATCGCTCCATCACCGAATACCTTTTCCGCGATGATCAAGGCGACACAATTGTTCGAGCCGCTGCTTACCATCGCAAAGACTATTGTCATTCTGTGATATGGTTCTCGCCCCGCGAACACGTCGGGATTCATCTGTCGATAGCAACGCCTTTCCAGCGGATGTCCAATACGGGACTCGGTTCCCTCGATCGACTACccctcgagctcctgcaTGATGCATTACTACATTTAGACATGCATTCTCTATTCAACTTTCGACAAACAAACCTCAGGTCGAGACAGACAGTAGACTCTCTGATACAATATCAGATGGTGGTCTCGCATGGACTGAACCTTCTCTGCGCCCTGCTACGAACACAACTTGCCACCCGCGTTTCTCTGTTTGACTTTTACGACGCATTATGTACTAAGGCTTGTACTCTTTGCGGCAAATTTGGGGGGTTCATATCCCTCCTGACTTGGAGTCGATGCTGTTTTCTATGCCTTCAAAGAGCTCCGGAAACTCAAGTGCAAACTCTTGCCGCTGTCCGGAAGCAACTCCACTTGACCAAGGCCAAACTCGACCACTTGACATCATTCAAGACTTTGCCTGGAATATATTCGATGAAGGAATCCGTACACAAGTCACGCATCACAGTCGTATCTCTTCATCAGGCCATATTGGTTTCTGGACAGCATCGGCATGCACTACCACAGGTACATCCAGTGAACCTGGAACGAAATCAGAAATTCAACTTCATGGGGTCTTGTGCACTCCCTTATTATGATAGACGAACCGGCAGAGTCGAACACGGAATATCATGTGCCGGGTGTCAACTTGCTCTCGAAAAAGACATCATAGGCTCCAGAGGCGAGAAATGGGCGTTCGAGGCTCGCGACATGGTATATGCGCAAGACAGCTTTTTAGAACATTTTCGGTGGTGTGAACAGGCACAGCTACTGTGGAAATCGAGTGGTGAAGGTAATAAACGGTCGACCGAGCTACCAGAGGCTGCTCGGAGAGGAGGCTTCTTCAATGAAAGAGACTAA
- a CDS encoding Putative protein kinase-like domain superfamily, whose product MQPTILSMEVDDDDSFQSEYRLRIENQVKYLVILPGTFDRDTLSFPLQSLPRLPYDKEWTVASISRDKTSGDLKTSLVNRPLAGVEYQWHHTKVDCLKLEKTKQFTAMAFEALSPSTLPTNLASPATVIVKIARFEWELPRIEQETRAYQLLEGYGLAPRFLAHVHENGRIMGFLLEKIEGRSASFQDLVVCEAALGKLHELGLEHGDVNRYNFLIAEEGVKLLDFERLRENASPKSKDKELEKLRAELADESGRGGGFIFQGDSIYD is encoded by the coding sequence ATGCAGCCGACCATACTGTCCATGGAAGTGGACGATGACGATTCTTTTCAAAGCGAATACCGACTACGGATCGAAAATCAAGTCAAATATCTCGTTATCCTCCCCGGAACCTTTGACAGAGACACACTTTCATTCCCCCTTCAGTCCCTGCCCCGCCTTCCTTACGATAAGGAATGGACTGTAGCCAGCATCTCACGAGATAAAACCAGCGGCGACTTGAAGACCTCTCTAGTCAACCGACCGCTAGCTGGTGTGGAGTATCAATGGCATCACACCAAGGTTGATTGCCTAAAATTGGAGAAGACCAAACAGTTCACGGCAATGGCGTTCGAAGCCCTGTCCCCTTCGACCCTCCCAACCAATCTCGCATCACCGGCCACCGTAATCGTCAAAATAGCCCGTTTCGAATGGGAGCTGCCTCGCATCGAACAAGAAACAAGAGCATATCAGCTACTTGAGGGTTACGGACTGGCCCCGCGCTTCCTCGCCCATGTCCATGAGAACGGACGTATTATGGGTTTTCTATTAGAGAAAATAGAGGGACGCTCTGCTTCCTTCCAGGATCTGGTCGTCTGCGAAGCCGCTCTAGGAAAACTCCACGAATTAGGACTTGAACATGGGGATGTGAACCGATATAACTTTCTGATTGCGGAAGAAGGGGTGAAACTCCTCGACTTTGAGCGCCTTCGGGAGAATGCCAGCCCCAAGTCGAAGGACAAGGAATTGGAGAAGTTGCGTGCGGAGTTGGCCGACGAGTCGGGACGCGGCGGAGGTTTCATTTTCCAAGGCGATAGCATCTACGATTGA
- a CDS encoding Putative carbon-nitrogen hydrolase, protein amidase — MRIGCLQFAPQVGDIDNNLNRADSCLNKANTDNLDILVLPELAFTGYNFKSLQHISHFLEPSGSGITSLWARTTALKYNCNVVVGYPEKVDVSSKWPTGPEFYNSAIIVNGDGETIANYRKNFLYHTDEPWALEGGKGFYEGCIPGLGNTSIGICMDLNPYKFQTPWHAFEFAFHVLEYDSNLVILSMAWMTREDGRMFSRMPNEPDMDTLTYWVTRLEPLIRAEKKEEIIIVFCNRTGIEDDAVYAGTSAVIGIQDGEVKVYGLLGRGERELLVFDTENPPYGKLVYRPESEKSPITSSELLQLGGFPSPVVSSGPVASSRNNDSRQGVSLTIRPSLSLLLFPKDHLLSWGLPKNRRRGCQR, encoded by the exons ATGAGGATAGGATGCCTCCAGTTTGCTCCTCAAGTGGGCGACATAGACAACAACCTCAATCGAGCTGACTCTTGTCTGAACAAAGCGAATACAGACAATCTTGATATTCTTGTCCTGCCTGAGCTGGCTTTTACAG GATACAACTTCAAGTCATTGCAACATATCTCGCACTTTCTCGAACCATCAGGCTCCGGCATCACATCGTTGTGGGCTCGAACCACTGCCCTCAAATACAACTGCAATGTCGTAGTTGGCTACCCGGAAAAGGTAGATGTCTCCAGCAAGTGGCCCACTGGCCCGGAGTTCTACAACTCTGCCATCATCGTCAATGGAGATGGTGAGACGATCGCCAACTATAGGAAGAATTTTCTCTACCACACCGACGAGCCATGGGCTCttgaggggggaaaaggatTCTACGAGGGCTGCATTCCCGGACTAGGGAACACGTCTATCGGCATCT GCATGGACTTGAA CCCTTACAAGTTCCAAACCCCGTGGCATGCTTTCGAATTCGCTTTTCATGTACTCGAATACGATTCTAACTTGGTCATCCTGTCGATGGCATGGATGACCCGGGAAGACGGTCGCATGTTCAGTCGGATGCCGAATGAGCCAGACATGGACACCTTGACCTACTGGGTCACTCGTTTGGAGCCTCTGATTCGGGcggagaagaaagaggagatcatcatcgtcttctgcAACCGCACCGGTATAGAAGATGACGCTGTCTATGCTGGAACGAGTGCAGTCATCGGGATTCAAGATGGCGAGGTCAAGGTATACGGCCTTCTTGGACGAGGCGAGAGGGAGCTTTTGGTCTTCGACACCGAGAATCCTCCTTATGGAAAACTCGTGTATCGTCCGGAGTCTGAGAAGTCGCCTATCACGAGCTctgagctgctgcagctcgGCGGCTTCCCGTCACCAGTTGTTTCGTCAGGGCCTGTTGCTTCATCCCGCAACAATGACTCAAGACAAGGCGTTTCTTTGACTATTCGACCCAGCCTCAGCCTGCTTCTCTTCCCAAAAGATCATCTTCTGTCTTGGGGTCTTCCCAAAAATCGTCGAAGAGGTTGCCAGCGTTAG